In one Bacteroides intestinalis DSM 17393 genomic region, the following are encoded:
- a CDS encoding HlyD family secretion protein produces MKKQEEKDIELRCEEVQEILTRPPHALIRWGITVFFGVLALLFIGGSFFKYPDIVSAGITITTEHPPVWIVARGSGKIQEVYRKDRETIKAGDIIAVLENPAITAHVLELKERITSFILTDSCICQTVFPEKPELGNIQNAYASFIKCLTDYRNFLSIDLYAQKEQAACKELQEYQKYIRHLNKQAELDEEQVQIASATHSREKKLFDKGLISKADYEEAQQTYLNRRQGREQLMTSLSSARIQEAQLQQNIVEIRMERNREANTISTSLKSALNDLQVSISDWELGYLFTSPASGILSYNNIWQKNQNVNAGDKVFSIVASTPGDIIGKIKLPVSGSGKVCPGQRVNISVTGYPYMEFGFLTGEVLSVSLLASEDNMYTVTVSLPQNLCTSYGKQLDFKGELSGTAEVMTDERSVTARLLSPLRYLWEKYL; encoded by the coding sequence ATGAAGAAACAAGAAGAAAAGGACATAGAATTGAGGTGTGAGGAGGTGCAGGAGATATTGACGCGACCGCCACACGCATTGATCAGGTGGGGAATAACCGTATTCTTCGGGGTATTGGCACTGCTTTTCATCGGCGGCTCTTTCTTCAAATACCCGGATATAGTAAGTGCCGGAATCACCATCACCACAGAGCATCCGCCCGTATGGATCGTGGCAAGAGGAAGTGGAAAAATTCAGGAGGTATATCGAAAAGACCGTGAAACCATAAAAGCAGGAGATATCATAGCTGTACTGGAGAATCCTGCCATCACTGCCCATGTATTGGAACTGAAAGAAAGGATTACTTCTTTCATTCTGACGGATAGTTGTATCTGCCAAACCGTGTTTCCAGAGAAACCGGAACTCGGAAACATTCAGAATGCTTATGCCTCTTTCATCAAATGCTTGACAGATTATCGTAATTTTCTGTCGATAGACCTCTACGCCCAGAAAGAGCAGGCCGCCTGCAAAGAACTGCAAGAGTATCAGAAGTACATCCGGCATCTGAATAAACAAGCAGAACTTGATGAAGAACAGGTACAGATAGCTTCCGCTACCCATAGCCGGGAAAAGAAACTCTTCGACAAAGGATTAATATCGAAAGCTGATTATGAAGAAGCACAACAAACCTATCTGAATCGCAGGCAAGGGAGAGAGCAACTAATGACTTCACTTTCATCTGCCAGAATACAAGAGGCGCAATTACAACAGAATATTGTAGAAATCCGTATGGAACGTAATCGGGAAGCCAATACAATAAGCACTTCGTTAAAATCAGCCCTCAATGATTTACAGGTAAGCATCAGCGATTGGGAGTTGGGATATCTCTTTACCAGCCCTGCCAGTGGTATATTATCTTACAATAATATCTGGCAGAAGAACCAGAATGTCAATGCGGGAGATAAAGTGTTCTCTATTGTAGCCTCTACTCCCGGTGACATTATAGGAAAAATAAAATTACCCGTCAGCGGATCAGGCAAAGTATGCCCCGGACAAAGAGTGAATATCAGTGTGACAGGGTATCCATACATGGAATTCGGCTTCCTCACCGGAGAAGTGCTGTCTGTTTCACTATTAGCAAGCGAGGACAATATGTACACTGTCACGGTAAGTCTGCCACAAAATTTATGCACCTCATATGGCAAGCAGTTGGACTTTAAAGGAGAACTTTCCGGCACAGCAGAGGTCATGACAGACGAACGGAGCGTAACTGCACGTCTACTCAGTCCGCTCCGCTATCTGTGGGAAAAATATCTATAA
- a CDS encoding peptidase domain-containing ABC transporter: protein MKHFPHYIQHDAMDCGPTCLRMVAAYYGKRYSLEGLREKSFITREGVSMLGISEAAEKIGFRSICVQVGYEKLQEAPLPCIIHWNQQHFVVVYKLNDKHVWVADPGAGKLKYTKEEFCNCWLSSRKNEEDTGVALLLEPTPEFYTIEDEGDEVNRKGFSFLYSYLRPYRGLVGQLLLGLLLGSMIQLMLPFLTQSVVDFGINNQNLGFIYLVLIAQLMLSFSSSAVDFIRGWILLHLGTRINIALISDFLIKLMKMPIAYFDSKMTGDILQRINDHKRIQDFLTGSSLSVIFSVFNIIIFGIVLLVYSGMIFLIFMGGSTLYVTYVWLFMKKRAELDHKRFAQQSANQSTVVQLVNGMQEIKLSACEQQKRWEWERIQAKLFRVNIKSLALRQYQDSGAVLINQSKNLLITALVASLVVKGEMTLGMMLSVQYIIGQLNSPVNELIAFARDMQDARLSMDRLSEVRDKPDEEDPTRELLREIPEGKEIRLQNLNFKYDPLSEYPTLDDINLVIPPGKQTAIVGMSGSGKTTLVKLLLGFYPPASGDIFIGDTPLGSYSIREWRKRCGVVMQDGFIFSDSIAGNIAPGVEHIDKKRLRHAAEVANIHDFIEELPLAYNTKIGQEGHGLSQGQKQRILIARAVYKDPEFIFFDEATNALDANNERTIMNNLQTFFKGRTSVVVAHRLSTVRNAEQIIVIEQGRIAETGTHEALIALEGRYYKLVKNQLEL from the coding sequence ATGAAGCACTTCCCTCACTACATCCAGCACGACGCCATGGACTGCGGCCCCACCTGCCTCCGCATGGTGGCCGCCTACTACGGCAAACGCTATTCGCTGGAAGGATTAAGGGAAAAATCATTCATCACCCGTGAGGGGGTATCCATGCTTGGCATCAGTGAAGCGGCAGAAAAGATTGGTTTTCGCAGTATCTGCGTACAAGTGGGGTATGAAAAGTTACAAGAAGCTCCTCTACCCTGCATCATACACTGGAACCAGCAACACTTTGTCGTGGTATATAAGCTCAACGACAAGCATGTTTGGGTGGCCGATCCCGGAGCAGGAAAGCTGAAATACACCAAAGAAGAATTCTGCAATTGCTGGCTGAGTTCCCGAAAGAACGAAGAAGACACAGGAGTAGCATTATTGTTGGAACCCACACCGGAATTTTATACAATAGAAGACGAGGGAGACGAAGTGAATCGCAAAGGTTTTAGCTTCCTCTACTCCTATCTCCGCCCGTACCGGGGGCTGGTGGGACAACTCCTTCTAGGTCTGCTACTGGGCAGCATGATACAACTCATGTTACCTTTCCTCACACAATCTGTAGTAGACTTTGGTATCAATAACCAGAATCTCGGTTTTATCTATCTGGTACTGATTGCCCAGTTGATGCTGTCTTTCAGCAGCAGCGCCGTAGATTTTATACGGGGTTGGATACTGCTGCATCTGGGCACACGCATCAACATCGCCCTCATATCGGACTTCCTTATCAAACTGATGAAGATGCCCATCGCCTACTTCGACAGCAAAATGACAGGAGACATCCTGCAACGCATCAACGACCACAAACGCATACAGGATTTCCTGACGGGAAGCAGCCTCAGCGTCATCTTTTCCGTATTCAATATTATCATCTTCGGCATTGTGCTGCTGGTGTACAGCGGCATGATATTCCTTATTTTCATGGGAGGAAGCACCCTGTACGTCACATACGTCTGGCTCTTCATGAAGAAGCGCGCCGAACTGGACCACAAGCGTTTCGCCCAGCAAAGTGCCAACCAAAGTACGGTAGTGCAACTGGTGAACGGCATGCAGGAGATAAAGCTCAGTGCCTGCGAGCAACAGAAACGTTGGGAATGGGAGCGGATACAAGCTAAACTATTCAGAGTAAACATTAAGAGCCTTGCCTTGCGACAGTATCAGGATTCGGGAGCGGTGCTGATTAATCAAAGCAAGAACTTGCTGATTACCGCACTCGTAGCGAGCTTGGTAGTGAAAGGGGAAATGACACTGGGTATGATGCTGTCCGTGCAATACATCATCGGACAGTTGAACAGTCCGGTAAATGAGCTCATCGCCTTTGCCCGCGATATGCAGGACGCACGGCTCAGCATGGACCGCCTCAGCGAAGTGCGCGACAAGCCGGATGAAGAAGACCCCACCCGCGAATTACTGCGGGAAATACCGGAAGGAAAAGAAATAAGACTCCAAAACCTTAACTTCAAATATGATCCGCTAAGCGAATACCCGACGCTGGACGACATCAACCTAGTGATTCCGCCGGGCAAGCAAACGGCCATCGTGGGTATGAGCGGAAGCGGAAAGACAACACTCGTTAAACTACTGTTAGGATTCTACCCGCCCGCAAGCGGCGATATCTTCATCGGGGATACTCCACTGGGAAGTTACAGTATTCGCGAGTGGCGCAAGCGGTGCGGCGTAGTAATGCAGGATGGTTTCATCTTCTCCGACAGTATTGCCGGTAACATTGCACCCGGAGTAGAGCATATCGACAAGAAACGTCTGCGCCATGCTGCTGAAGTGGCAAATATACACGATTTCATAGAAGAATTGCCTTTAGCATACAATACTAAGATAGGACAGGAAGGGCACGGATTAAGTCAGGGACAGAAACAACGCATACTCATAGCCCGCGCCGTGTACAAAGACCCGGAATTCATCTTCTTCGACGAAGCAACCAATGCACTGGATGCCAACAACGAACGCACTATCATGAACAACCTGCAAACCTTCTTCAAAGGCAGGACATCCGTAGTGGTAGCCCACCGGTTGAGCACCGTAAGGAATGCGGAACAAATCATCGTCATAGAACAGGGCAGGATAGCAGAGACCGGAACGCATGAAGCGCTGATTGCTCTGGAAGGAAGATATTACAAGCTGGTGAAGAACCAATTGGAACTTTAA
- a CDS encoding TlpA family protein disulfide reductase: MMKIILPLTAILCSLSILYSSIIDEGKRNIEVILHLDDDMTEEEQEVYLWSFCSWISGSEQAFWDSAKIEKGQKTVRLHGFVPYGNTLRLAFSKEGPQSLYIHALPNDTVELALTAKDRNTLWKNAIKGKYHNICTDFEKKARSYWVKIGEASEDSISYYNRLLKEFYIRNIYNNPHQELAKMSCAMIKMFFKDSLTVDSLQALREYIALKFPNYPAAALTYENAPVQSERTQYTRRRLNEIDIKREKYERTKQSTQIGSKLSLKLPSITEEEISLSDLKSKFIFVDIWASWCKPCRAQIPYIKEVLKKYPNDIKIYAVSIDIGHNTWRNAIEKDQTQEFIHVIGTDQDRRNVRSVEVLGIERIPRNFLLDRNCRIIAKDLHDEQLMQTLDSLTKQ; this comes from the coding sequence ATGATGAAAATCATTCTACCACTCACCGCTATATTATGTAGTTTAAGCATACTCTACTCTTCAATAATAGATGAAGGGAAAAGAAACATAGAAGTCATTTTACATTTAGATGATGACATGACAGAAGAGGAACAAGAAGTATATCTTTGGTCCTTCTGTTCGTGGATATCTGGTTCAGAACAGGCATTTTGGGACTCAGCCAAAATAGAGAAAGGTCAAAAAACAGTCAGACTTCATGGATTTGTCCCTTATGGTAATACATTAAGACTCGCCTTTTCCAAGGAAGGTCCACAAAGTTTATACATCCATGCACTTCCTAATGATACTGTTGAACTTGCTCTCACCGCCAAAGATAGAAATACATTATGGAAAAATGCCATAAAAGGTAAATATCATAATATTTGCACTGATTTTGAAAAAAAAGCGAGAAGTTATTGGGTAAAAATAGGAGAAGCATCGGAAGATAGTATTTCATACTACAATCGTTTACTAAAGGAATTCTATATTAGAAACATCTATAACAACCCCCACCAAGAACTTGCTAAAATGAGTTGCGCAATGATTAAAATGTTCTTCAAAGATTCTTTAACAGTTGATAGTCTACAGGCTTTGAGAGAATATATTGCACTAAAGTTCCCGAACTATCCTGCAGCAGCATTGACTTATGAGAATGCCCCTGTCCAAAGTGAACGAACCCAATATACCCGACGAAGACTAAACGAAATAGACATAAAAAGAGAAAAATATGAAAGAACCAAACAGAGTACTCAAATTGGAAGTAAATTATCACTAAAATTACCCTCTATAACAGAAGAAGAAATATCACTTTCCGATTTAAAAAGCAAATTCATATTTGTAGATATATGGGCCAGTTGGTGTAAACCATGTAGAGCACAAATACCATATATAAAAGAAGTTTTAAAAAAATATCCAAACGACATTAAAATTTATGCCGTTTCTATCGATATAGGACATAATACCTGGAGGAATGCAATAGAAAAAGACCAGACACAAGAATTCATTCATGTAATAGGAACAGATCAGGATCGTAGAAATGTGCGATCTGTTGAAGTATTGGGAATAGAAAGGATTCCGAGGAATTTTCTATTAGACCGTAATTGCAGAATTATTGCAAAAGATTTGCACGATGAACAACTGATGCAAACCTTAGATAGTTTAACAAAACAATGA
- a CDS encoding aminopeptidase P family protein, with the protein MFDKETYVQRRALLKKNVGSGVLLFLGNDEQGLNYEDNAFRYRQDSTFLYYFGLSFAGLSAIIDIDENKEIIFGDELTIDHIVWMGTQPTLKEKSERVGIRETLPSAGIISYLHKAVQKGQTVHYLPPYRPEHKLKLMDWLGVPPARQEGSVPFIRAVVAQRNYKSAEEIAEIEKACDVTADMHIKAMEVIRPGMYEYEVVAEMNRVAEMNNCELSFPTIATINGQTLHNHYHGNKIKSGDLFLIDAGAELPSGYCGDMSSTVPADKTFTSKQRAVYEIQNAMHLESVKALRPGIPYMEVYDLSARVMVEGLKGLGLMKGNADDAVREGAHALFYPHGLGHMMGLDVHDMENLGEVWVGYDGQPKSTQFGRKSQRLAIPLEPGFVHTVEPGIYFIPELIDMWKEGKKFTDFINYDKVEEYRDFGGIRNEEDYLITETGARRLGKKIPLTPEEVEALR; encoded by the coding sequence ATGTTTGATAAAGAAACTTATGTGCAGCGCAGAGCCCTGCTGAAAAAAAATGTTGGCTCCGGAGTGTTACTATTCTTGGGAAATGACGAACAAGGACTGAATTATGAAGATAATGCTTTCCGTTATCGTCAGGATTCTACCTTTCTCTACTATTTCGGCTTGTCGTTTGCCGGACTTTCCGCTATCATTGACATCGATGAGAACAAAGAAATCATTTTCGGGGACGAACTGACTATCGACCATATTGTGTGGATGGGCACACAGCCAACTCTGAAAGAGAAGAGCGAACGGGTAGGTATTCGGGAGACACTTCCTTCTGCCGGAATTATCAGCTATCTGCACAAAGCCGTACAAAAGGGGCAGACGGTACATTATCTTCCGCCTTACCGTCCCGAACATAAGTTGAAACTCATGGATTGGCTGGGTGTTCCGCCTGCACGCCAGGAAGGTTCCGTACCGTTTATCCGTGCGGTGGTGGCACAGCGTAATTATAAATCTGCTGAAGAGATTGCAGAAATAGAAAAAGCATGTGATGTGACTGCCGACATGCATATCAAGGCGATGGAAGTGATTCGGCCGGGTATGTACGAATATGAAGTTGTGGCAGAGATGAACCGTGTAGCCGAAATGAATAATTGCGAACTTTCTTTCCCTACGATTGCCACAATCAACGGACAGACTTTGCATAATCATTATCATGGTAATAAAATTAAATCGGGTGACTTGTTCCTGATCGACGCCGGTGCGGAACTTCCGTCGGGTTATTGCGGTGACATGTCGTCTACTGTACCTGCCGATAAAACGTTTACTTCAAAACAACGTGCCGTTTACGAAATTCAGAATGCTATGCATCTGGAATCTGTAAAGGCTCTCCGTCCGGGTATCCCTTATATGGAAGTGTACGACTTATCTGCCCGCGTAATGGTAGAAGGTTTGAAAGGACTGGGCCTGATGAAAGGAAATGCAGATGATGCAGTGCGCGAAGGTGCTCATGCATTGTTCTATCCTCACGGTCTGGGACACATGATGGGACTGGACGTGCATGATATGGAAAACTTGGGAGAAGTGTGGGTAGGGTATGACGGTCAACCCAAGAGCACACAGTTCGGACGTAAGTCTCAACGCCTTGCTATTCCTTTGGAACCGGGCTTTGTACATACTGTTGAGCCGGGTATCTACTTTATTCCTGAATTGATTGACATGTGGAAAGAAGGAAAGAAATTCACAGACTTTATCAATTATGACAAAGTGGAAGAATATCGTGACTTCGGCGGTATCCGCAATGAAGAAGATTATCTTATTACAGAAACCGGTGCCCGCCGCTTAGGCAAGAAGATACCGTTGACTCCGGAAGAGGTGGAAGCGTTGCGATAG
- a CDS encoding TlpA family protein disulfide reductase — translation MKKLLFLFCLLSWSVLHAQKTINRPPFIAKATETIEIAAIHLSDTATVVDVDAKFIPKNWIRIAPATCLVADNGERYQVRQGVGIELGQEFWMPESGEATFSLIFPPLPASVKSFDFVEGEGERDFNLFGISLIGKLPKLQLPKDLGKAGKATAVALPTPEIKEGTAIISGRILDYKPSFRMKVELHSADFLSAYGQKNTELKLDEAGNFHTEMPVSHPSVAYLSVGGSVISFLLSPGGETKITVNLREMTRASSRLRKDAKPEGKKVYFEGLNAGLNTEMNSGLEIPLCSVELKDLYDMNPDQYKAYCMQKYEEADKAIHANKKISKAYAELLTVLNKDALYGLLCGYDYQLLQAYAQQKGLSVRDASKEYRSPEPSNDYFDFLSEFGYINSPKSVYCFNYPSRVVNTGYISLPSVKRGDIFDYLLNSPKVAPKDKETMKKYRDNPSSYDSSVMKELRNKYDALFQEFGRQGMEANRKAVEELIGSQGIYYDVQKAMQCVSKLEDFTPLSEDDFAALHAIENSYFLNRLTAMNTELLRRIEENKSKRGFTVRTLAADVKDDELFEAMVAPFKGKVVLVDFWATWCGPCKMAMKMMKPMKEELIDKDIVYVFIAGENSPETTWNNMIPDIHGEHYRLTNAQWAAICNKFEVRGVPTYLVLDREGKQTYRSVGFPGTDAVKGELLKALNSSAD, via the coding sequence ATGAAAAAACTACTATTCTTATTTTGTCTTTTGTCCTGGAGTGTATTGCATGCACAAAAGACGATTAATCGGCCTCCGTTTATAGCAAAGGCAACGGAAACCATTGAGATAGCTGCTATTCATTTGTCGGATACAGCTACCGTGGTTGATGTGGATGCAAAATTTATTCCAAAGAACTGGATACGTATTGCTCCTGCTACTTGTCTGGTTGCAGATAATGGTGAACGTTACCAGGTGCGGCAGGGAGTAGGCATAGAGTTGGGCCAGGAATTTTGGATGCCTGAGTCGGGTGAGGCTACTTTTTCTTTGATATTTCCACCTCTGCCGGCATCTGTAAAGTCGTTTGATTTTGTGGAAGGTGAAGGTGAAAGAGACTTTAATCTTTTTGGTATCAGCCTGATCGGGAAGTTGCCCAAACTCCAATTGCCTAAAGACTTAGGGAAAGCCGGCAAAGCGACTGCTGTTGCTTTGCCGACGCCTGAAATCAAAGAGGGAACCGCTATCATCAGTGGGCGTATTCTGGATTATAAGCCTTCATTTCGCATGAAAGTCGAACTACATTCAGCTGATTTTTTATCTGCTTATGGACAAAAGAATACAGAGTTAAAGTTGGATGAAGCAGGAAATTTTCATACGGAAATGCCTGTTTCACATCCTTCTGTGGCCTATTTAAGTGTGGGTGGCTCTGTTATTTCTTTTTTATTGTCTCCAGGTGGCGAAACCAAGATTACTGTAAATCTTCGTGAGATGACGCGTGCTTCCAGTCGTTTGCGGAAAGATGCGAAACCTGAAGGGAAGAAGGTTTATTTTGAAGGACTGAATGCCGGATTGAATACGGAGATGAATTCCGGATTAGAGATTCCTCTTTGTTCTGTTGAGCTGAAAGACTTGTATGACATGAATCCGGACCAGTACAAGGCATATTGTATGCAGAAGTATGAGGAAGCAGACAAGGCGATCCACGCTAATAAGAAGATAAGTAAGGCTTATGCGGAACTGTTGACGGTGCTGAATAAAGATGCATTGTATGGGTTGTTATGTGGATATGATTATCAGCTATTGCAGGCTTATGCTCAGCAAAAGGGGCTGTCTGTGCGTGATGCAAGTAAAGAGTATCGTTCTCCTGAACCATCAAATGACTATTTCGATTTTCTAAGTGAATTTGGTTATATCAATTCACCCAAGTCTGTGTATTGTTTTAATTATCCTTCCAGGGTAGTTAATACCGGGTATATAAGCTTGCCGTCTGTAAAGCGAGGTGACATCTTTGATTATTTACTCAATTCCCCTAAAGTGGCCCCTAAAGATAAGGAGACGATGAAGAAATATCGCGATAATCCGTCATCGTATGATTCTTCGGTAATGAAAGAACTGAGGAATAAATATGATGCTCTTTTTCAGGAATTTGGTAGACAAGGAATGGAAGCTAACCGAAAAGCGGTTGAAGAACTGATTGGTAGCCAAGGTATCTATTATGATGTACAGAAAGCCATGCAATGTGTTTCGAAACTGGAAGATTTTACACCTTTATCTGAAGATGATTTTGCTGCGTTGCATGCAATTGAAAATTCCTATTTTCTGAACCGATTGACCGCAATGAATACGGAACTGCTTCGGAGGATAGAAGAGAATAAGAGTAAACGTGGTTTCACGGTTCGTACTTTGGCTGCAGACGTTAAAGATGATGAACTGTTTGAAGCTATGGTCGCTCCGTTCAAAGGTAAAGTGGTGCTTGTTGATTTCTGGGCTACCTGGTGTGGTCCTTGTAAGATGGCAATGAAGATGATGAAGCCCATGAAGGAAGAACTGATAGATAAGGATATCGTGTATGTCTTTATTGCCGGTGAAAATTCTCCGGAGACAACATGGAATAATATGATACCCGATATTCATGGTGAACATTATCGACTTACCAATGCACAATGGGCGGCTATCTGCAATAAATTTGAGGTTCGTGGTGTACCTACCTATCTGGTACTCGACCGTGAAGGAAAACAAACTTATCGGTCGGTCGGTTTTCCGGGAACGGATGCGGTGAAGGGTGAATTACTGAAAGCATTAAATTCTTCCGCTGACTGA
- a CDS encoding DUF418 domain-containing protein codes for MVQKLETHTRIDVADVLRGLAVMGIIVLHSIEHFNFYSFPDTSTQSAWLNFSDKAIWDGLFFMFGGKAYAVFALLFGFSFFIQDNNQRMRGNDFRLRFCWRLILLFILGNINAAFFTAEVLVLYSLVGFILPLTCRLKDKWLFILACVLLIQPLPLYYVICACIDPSFVTPSIPTGSYWGAAFQVQSHGTFLETLRVNLWEGQIASLAWAWDHGRVFQTAALFLFGLLIGRRGLFLKENLKFWNKVLCGALIAFFPLYGLGNMLPGFIVSKSILTPLLLIITSLSKFAFMLILVSGVIFAFYRTNLHDWLMKITPYGKMSLTNYITQSIIGSLLFYNWGLALHSQLGITASFLVGVVLFIVQLAFCRWWMSRHAHGPLEYLWKRATWLK; via the coding sequence ATGGTACAGAAATTGGAAACACACACCCGTATTGACGTAGCTGACGTGCTGCGTGGACTCGCCGTTATGGGCATCATTGTATTACACTCCATCGAACACTTTAATTTCTATTCATTTCCTGATACAAGTACTCAAAGTGCATGGCTTAACTTTTCTGATAAAGCCATTTGGGACGGACTCTTTTTCATGTTCGGAGGAAAGGCTTACGCTGTGTTTGCTTTACTTTTTGGTTTTAGTTTCTTCATCCAGGATAATAACCAGCGTATGCGTGGCAATGATTTTCGTTTGCGTTTTTGCTGGCGATTGATCTTATTGTTCATTCTTGGTAATATAAATGCAGCTTTTTTCACGGCCGAAGTATTGGTGCTCTATTCGTTAGTCGGATTCATCTTACCACTTACCTGCAGGCTGAAAGATAAATGGTTGTTTATTCTGGCATGTGTACTTTTGATACAACCATTACCACTTTATTATGTGATATGTGCCTGCATAGATCCTTCTTTTGTGACTCCCTCTATTCCGACAGGTAGTTACTGGGGAGCTGCTTTTCAAGTGCAGAGTCACGGCACTTTCCTTGAAACTCTGCGTGTGAATTTATGGGAAGGGCAGATTGCCAGTCTTGCATGGGCTTGGGATCACGGACGTGTATTCCAGACTGCCGCTCTTTTCCTGTTCGGCTTGCTGATAGGACGTCGGGGACTTTTCCTGAAGGAAAATCTGAAATTCTGGAATAAGGTACTTTGTGGCGCTCTTATCGCTTTCTTCCCCCTATATGGATTGGGTAATATGTTGCCGGGTTTCATCGTTAGTAAGTCTATTCTTACTCCTTTGTTACTAATCATAACTTCCTTGTCCAAATTTGCATTTATGCTGATATTGGTGTCGGGTGTTATCTTTGCTTTCTATCGGACAAACCTGCATGACTGGTTGATGAAGATTACTCCTTACGGTAAGATGAGTCTTACAAATTATATTACTCAGAGTATTATCGGTTCGTTGTTGTTCTATAATTGGGGTCTTGCACTTCACTCTCAGTTGGGTATAACAGCCAGCTTCCTGGTAGGAGTAGTGCTCTTCATCGTGCAGCTTGCTTTCTGCCGTTGGTGGATGAGCCGTCATGCACACGGTCCGCTGGAATACTTGTGGAAACGAGCGACTTGGTTGAAATAA
- a CDS encoding PepSY-like domain-containing protein, whose protein sequence is MKLKMYLALLVMGMLSLQSCSDDDDDLPSSKVPEAVRTAFDSSFSNTANLSWETKTVSQEQYYKAEFNNKSDNGYKTEAWYKADGSWHMTETEMPYSAIPQAVRTSFESSEYATWQKDNEVERIERAGTEKEVIYIIEVESAQDIDMDLHYSADGILIKAVNDDGNGNNESLLPDAPSNMVTAVTELIQKNYPNARIIEIEQEKGMIEVDIIHENQSKEVLLSTNYEWISTSWDVYVLPVKVTDAIKASQYSGYVVDDAEYFETPAGNYYWIELEQGEKEVKVKINEDGQFI, encoded by the coding sequence ATGAAATTGAAAATGTATTTAGCCCTATTAGTTATGGGGATGTTAAGCCTACAAAGCTGCAGTGATGACGATGACGATCTCCCAAGTTCTAAAGTTCCCGAAGCTGTACGCACGGCATTCGATAGTAGTTTTTCTAACACCGCTAACCTGAGTTGGGAAACAAAAACTGTCTCGCAAGAGCAATATTACAAAGCTGAATTCAATAACAAGAGTGACAACGGATATAAAACAGAAGCTTGGTACAAGGCAGATGGTTCGTGGCATATGACGGAGACAGAAATGCCATATAGTGCCATTCCACAAGCAGTAAGGACCTCCTTTGAGAGCAGTGAATACGCCACTTGGCAAAAAGATAATGAAGTGGAACGCATTGAACGTGCAGGAACCGAAAAAGAGGTTATCTACATCATAGAAGTGGAATCTGCACAGGATATAGATATGGACTTACATTATTCAGCAGACGGAATTCTTATTAAAGCCGTAAATGATGACGGTAACGGCAATAATGAATCATTGCTGCCGGATGCTCCATCCAATATGGTTACTGCCGTAACAGAACTTATACAGAAGAATTATCCTAACGCCCGTATTATTGAGATTGAGCAGGAGAAAGGAATGATTGAAGTGGACATCATACACGAAAATCAAAGTAAAGAAGTATTGCTTAGTACAAACTATGAATGGATTTCCACCTCATGGGATGTATATGTACTTCCAGTAAAAGTAACAGATGCCATTAAAGCGTCACAATATAGCGGCTATGTAGTAGATGATGCCGAATATTTTGAAACTCCTGCCGGGAACTACTACTGGATAGAGCTGGAGCAAGGCGAAAAGGAAGTGAAAGTTAAGATCAACGAAGACGGACAGTTTATCTGA